A portion of the Deinococcus peraridilitoris DSM 19664 genome contains these proteins:
- a CDS encoding phosphoribosyltransferase family protein, with product MKMHTVQVGDVHRDLPIVEVAPGVSVALFNMLGDTEVTEAAGRALAERLPEGIDTLVTPEVKALPLAHVISRYSGKPYIVIRKTQKPYMVEPVMREVVSITTGKPQLLVLDGFDVEKVRGKKVAIVDDVVSSGGTLQSLTAIIEEVGGTVAAVVAVFTEGAERPEVISLGHLPLFG from the coding sequence GTGAAGATGCACACGGTTCAAGTCGGCGACGTTCACCGCGATCTGCCCATTGTGGAGGTAGCTCCCGGGGTTTCCGTCGCCCTGTTCAACATGCTGGGCGACACCGAAGTGACCGAGGCGGCCGGTCGCGCCCTCGCGGAGCGCCTGCCGGAGGGCATCGATACCCTGGTCACGCCCGAAGTCAAGGCCCTGCCCCTGGCGCACGTCATTTCGCGGTATTCGGGCAAGCCCTATATCGTGATCCGCAAAACCCAAAAGCCCTACATGGTCGAACCGGTCATGCGTGAGGTCGTGTCGATTACCACTGGAAAGCCGCAGCTGCTGGTCCTTGACGGCTTCGACGTCGAGAAGGTGCGCGGCAAGAAGGTCGCCATCGTGGACGACGTGGTGTCGAGCGGTGGGACGCTCCAGAGCCTCACGGCGATCATCGAGGAGGTCGGCGGCACCGTCGCGGCGGTGGTGGCGGTGTTCACCGAAGGCGCCGAGCGTCCTGAGGTAATCTCGCTGGGTCATCTGCCGCTTTTTGGCTGA